A part of Miscanthus floridulus cultivar M001 chromosome 6, ASM1932011v1, whole genome shotgun sequence genomic DNA contains:
- the LOC136460436 gene encoding heavy metal-associated isoprenylated plant protein 43-like: MSKKIVIKADLIGDKCKSEILAIVSKNQGIKSMEIDTEKCTLTVVGTVDPVRIVQKLKKKCFEATIVSVEDDKPTEKKDPCKEACEKLCKEKCDKITCCKECKEKCEKKCKDKCEKACEAWLGKGCCSCSRCKPSPSCYYDPCAVPSYYPYGYYNGCASRPYPYYGCYEERSHEGACTIQ, translated from the exons ATGTCTAAG AAGATAGTTATCAAAGCTGACCTCATTGGCGACAAATGCAAGAGTGAGATCCTAGCAATTGTTTCCAAGAACCAAG GAATCAAGTCCATGGAGATCGACACCGAGAAGTGCACGCTGACGGTGGTCGGGACGGTCGACCCGGTGCGCATCGTGCAGAAGCTCAAGAAGAAGTGCTTCGAGGCGACCATCGTCAGCGTGGAGGACGACAAGCCCACGGAGAAGAAGGACCCCTGCAAGGAGGCGTGCGAGAAGCTGTGCAAGGAGAAGTGCGACAAGATCACCTGCTGCAAGGAGTGCAAGGAGAAGTGCGAGAAGAAGTGCAAGGACAAGTGCGAGAAGGCCTGCGAGGCGTGGCTCGGCAAGGGCTGCTGCTCCTGCAGCCGCTGCAAGCCCAGCCCCAGCTGCTACTACGACCCCTGCGCCGTGCCTAGCTACTACCCCTACGGCTACTACAACGGGTGCGCCAGCAGGCCGTACCCCTACTACGGCTGCTACGAAGAAAGGTCACATGAAGGAGCGTGCACCATCCAGTAG